A window of the Deinococcus gobiensis I-0 genome harbors these coding sequences:
- a CDS encoding NUDIX hydrolase → MSDLLSLRAVWGTRPLLGVAAGLLIENERGEVLLQRRGDDGLWGLPGGAVESGEDFLAAARRELREETGLECPDLTWLGLHDGLVSGPDLYGRYPHGDEIYIVDVLFYGTLPARALEHACPDDSGETLELGWFAHDSLPTISGSINVVCLNILRRRAGLPPLALPPRPPRRPDPGYWADLARLLDGRPWFVPGASVYVEDDLGRLLLLRDAESGQWTLPGGKLEPGEGLEACARRELREETGLEAASLEPLHLLAGPEFRYRDGAGVWDSVGVAYRAQGVRGELRLPAGEVTEARYVRAAELDGLDLLGPYTRRAVALWREAQAGAASTV, encoded by the coding sequence ATGTCCGACCTGCTGAGCCTGCGCGCCGTCTGGGGCACCCGCCCGCTGCTGGGGGTGGCCGCCGGGCTGCTCATCGAGAACGAGCGCGGCGAGGTGCTGCTCCAGCGCCGGGGTGACGACGGCCTGTGGGGCCTGCCGGGCGGCGCGGTCGAGAGCGGCGAGGACTTTCTGGCGGCGGCGCGGCGCGAACTGCGCGAGGAAACCGGCCTGGAATGCCCCGACCTGACGTGGCTGGGCCTGCACGACGGGCTGGTCAGCGGCCCCGACCTGTACGGCCGATACCCGCACGGCGACGAGATCTACATCGTGGACGTGCTGTTCTATGGCACCCTGCCCGCCCGCGCCCTGGAGCACGCCTGCCCCGACGACAGCGGCGAGACGCTGGAGCTGGGCTGGTTCGCGCACGACAGCCTGCCGACCATCAGCGGCAGCATCAACGTGGTGTGCCTGAACATCCTGCGCCGCCGGGCGGGCCTGCCCCCGCTGGCGCTGCCGCCCCGGCCCCCGCGGCGGCCCGACCCCGGCTACTGGGCCGATCTGGCACGTCTGCTGGACGGACGGCCCTGGTTCGTGCCCGGCGCGAGCGTGTACGTGGAAGACGACTTGGGCCGCCTGCTGCTGCTGCGCGACGCCGAGAGCGGGCAGTGGACCCTGCCTGGCGGCAAGCTGGAACCTGGCGAGGGCCTGGAAGCCTGCGCCCGCCGCGAGCTGCGCGAGGAGACCGGGCTGGAGGCCGCCTCACTGGAGCCGCTGCACCTCCTGGCCGGGCCGGAATTCCGTTACCGCGACGGGGCGGGGGTCTGGGATTCGGTGGGGGTGGCGTACCGGGCGCAGGGCGTGAGGGGCGAGCTGCGCCTGCCCGCCGGCGAGGTCACGGAAGCGCGGTATGTCCGGGCCGCCGAGCTGGACGGCCTGGACCTGCTGGGGCCGTACACGCGCCGGGCCGTGGCGCTGTGGCGGGAGGCTCAGGCAGGGGCGGCCAGCACGGTGTAA
- a CDS encoding methyltransferase domain-containing protein — protein sequence MSDLPHSRAWYARLGREQSVYAHPWRRVLSGPDPEETFDGLLAALLTPQAQVLEAGCGHGPDAARFGARAARWVAYDFVPEWVAAAQANAPHAEVHLWDGRGEVPAPLRGPFDLIVSRRGPTSVIRHLPALAAPDARFLYVGPRLDVPQVPAELEAAGWQVLGEWRASVLAHAPTRADWQRRCEWMDEPGRVAEWDWQARAAGLPYREERYTVLAAPA from the coding sequence ATGAGCGACCTGCCCCACTCGCGCGCGTGGTACGCCCGCCTCGGCCGCGAGCAGAGCGTCTATGCCCACCCGTGGCGCCGCGTGCTGTCCGGCCCCGACCCCGAGGAGACCTTCGACGGACTGCTCGCCGCCCTGCTGACCCCGCAGGCGCAGGTGCTGGAGGCCGGCTGCGGGCACGGTCCCGACGCCGCCCGTTTCGGTGCGCGGGCCGCCCGCTGGGTCGCCTACGATTTCGTGCCCGAGTGGGTGGCGGCGGCCCAGGCGAATGCCCCCCACGCCGAGGTCCACCTGTGGGACGGCCGGGGCGAGGTGCCTGCCCCCCTGCGCGGCCCCTTTGACCTGATCGTGTCGCGGCGGGGGCCGACCTCGGTCATCCGGCACCTGCCCGCGCTGGCCGCCCCGGACGCCCGGTTCCTGTACGTCGGCCCCCGGCTGGACGTGCCGCAGGTGCCGGCCGAGCTGGAGGCCGCCGGGTGGCAGGTGCTGGGCGAGTGGCGGGCCTCGGTGCTGGCCCACGCCCCAACCCGCGCCGACTGGCAGAGGCGCTGCGAGTGGATGGACGAGCCCGGCCGGGTGGCCGAATGGGACTGGCAGGCGCGGGCGGCGGGCCTGCCCTACCGCGAGGAGCGTTACACCGTGCTGGCCGCCCCTGCCTGA
- a CDS encoding DUF2268 domain-containing putative Zn-dependent protease (predicted Zn-dependent protease with a strongly conserved HExxH motif) yields MSRPLTLHLMNAGGLLPGALAGDLREVLDAALARQGQRLGLDGVDVAVRVLPWGLPETGVHGYAPAGHYAELTLSPQNPNFAALWGTEVPATLAHELHHCRRWRGPGYGETLLEVLVSEGLAQHHEREERGGQPAPYSRLTADLAPLWARAAPLLDRRDYGHAAWFFGSEEAGLPRWAGYALGYDLVRRFQERRAQDTAALADAPAEVFRPFVPV; encoded by the coding sequence ATGTCGCGCCCCCTGACCCTGCACCTCATGAACGCGGGCGGCCTGCTGCCCGGGGCCCTGGCAGGCGACCTCCGTGAGGTGCTGGACGCGGCCCTCGCGCGCCAGGGACAGCGCCTGGGCCTGGACGGGGTGGACGTGGCCGTACGGGTGCTGCCCTGGGGCCTGCCCGAGACGGGGGTCCACGGCTACGCCCCGGCCGGGCACTACGCCGAACTGACCCTCAGCCCGCAGAACCCGAACTTCGCGGCCCTCTGGGGCACCGAGGTGCCGGCGACCCTGGCCCACGAACTGCACCACTGCCGGCGCTGGCGCGGGCCCGGCTACGGCGAGACGCTGCTGGAGGTCCTCGTCAGCGAGGGGCTGGCCCAGCACCACGAGCGGGAGGAACGGGGCGGTCAGCCGGCCCCCTACTCGCGCCTCACGGCCGACCTCGCGCCGCTGTGGGCACGGGCCGCTCCCCTGCTCGACCGCCGCGACTACGGGCACGCCGCCTGGTTCTTCGGCTCGGAGGAGGCCGGACTGCCCCGCTGGGCGGGGTACGCCCTGGGCTACGACCTCGTGCGGCGGTTTCAGGAACGGCGCGCGCAGGACACCGCCGCGCTGGCGGACGCCCCGGCCGAGGTGTTCCGGCCTTTCGTGCCGGTGTGA
- a CDS encoding phenylalanine--tRNA ligase subunit beta, with protein sequence MKLPYSWLKDLVPGLPPVHELEPILASLGLPLEGVEEVPAPPAGVLLAAVKEAAPIEGTALTRLSLDVGEHGEQVIASGAPNAVGLAAGTMLALVTPGTTLEGVEYGVRQLQGVASWGMAASAKELGIGEASAGLLLFPAGTAAPGTPMRELWTDDAVLDVEVTPNRADVLSALGLARDLAAFLNLELREPPAGAPAVGEGQIRVTLPPRGLVLERDPSRKLRFGCDHFAARAVSGVHNGPAPLWMQRRVTLSGMRSIDLIVDTSNYVMLELGQPTALYDRRDVEGDQIMVAFGLRQGERVADLLGKTHETGPEDLLILDGAAGSLPTVAEAFASQGPKAGEHVLGIAGIVGGDHGHVRADTADVVIESAHFDPVLLRRTSTRLGLKTDAVYRYERGVDPLLAPRAAGRVAGLLAEHGGGTPEAGMTVVGEPELPGQITATGDQIRALLGMHVATAEMRTLLTRLGCVVAGEGDTLTVTPPSWRVDMAIWQDLAEEVARLHGYAELPETLPGLRVHDSNVGASAANTARTGLRRTLSGLGFQEVVTYTFTSDEEAARARTETPGVRLRNPLTADRTGLRTALYPSLLKAAQGAGERALLFELGRVFPAGGEAERLGLLMRGPLAPKTDQPGVAGGLRVFTGLVAGFAASQGAGFELRQLRGDAVPAALHPGIAGEVVWNGQAVGYLGALHPEIAQAFGLKGDTFVLEVALPLPAREWAFRDPSRAPAAWRDLAVTLPLDVSYGELAALLRAEAGGLLESVEPFDVYQGEQVGEGRRSVAVRLVFRGEKTLTDAEVDPVMERLIGAVRARNWSIREK encoded by the coding sequence ATGAAACTGCCCTATTCCTGGCTCAAGGACCTCGTGCCGGGCCTGCCGCCCGTTCACGAGCTCGAACCCATTCTCGCCAGCCTCGGCCTGCCCCTGGAGGGCGTCGAGGAAGTGCCCGCGCCGCCCGCCGGAGTGCTGCTCGCCGCCGTGAAGGAAGCTGCGCCCATCGAGGGCACGGCCCTGACGCGCCTGAGCCTCGACGTGGGCGAACACGGCGAGCAGGTCATCGCCAGCGGCGCGCCGAACGCGGTGGGCCTCGCGGCCGGGACCATGCTGGCTCTCGTGACCCCCGGCACCACGCTGGAGGGTGTCGAGTACGGCGTGCGCCAGCTCCAGGGCGTGGCGTCGTGGGGCATGGCCGCGAGCGCCAAGGAACTCGGCATCGGCGAGGCGAGCGCGGGGCTGCTGCTGTTCCCGGCCGGGACGGCGGCCCCCGGCACGCCCATGCGCGAACTGTGGACCGACGACGCCGTGCTCGACGTGGAGGTCACGCCCAACCGCGCCGATGTCCTGAGTGCCCTGGGGCTGGCGCGCGACCTCGCCGCCTTCCTGAACCTGGAGCTGCGCGAGCCGCCCGCCGGAGCACCGGCCGTGGGCGAGGGCCAGATCCGCGTGACCCTGCCGCCGCGTGGCCTCGTGCTGGAGCGCGACCCCTCGCGCAAGCTGCGTTTCGGCTGCGACCACTTCGCCGCCCGCGCGGTGAGCGGCGTGCACAACGGCCCCGCCCCGCTGTGGATGCAGCGCCGCGTGACCCTGAGCGGCATGCGTTCCATCGACCTGATCGTGGACACCAGCAACTATGTGATGCTCGAACTCGGGCAGCCGACCGCGTTGTACGACCGCCGCGACGTCGAAGGCGACCAGATCATGGTGGCTTTCGGGCTGCGCCAGGGCGAGCGGGTGGCCGACCTGCTGGGCAAGACGCACGAGACCGGCCCCGAGGACCTCCTGATCCTCGACGGCGCGGCGGGCAGCCTGCCGACCGTGGCCGAGGCCTTCGCGTCACAGGGGCCGAAGGCCGGCGAGCACGTGCTGGGCATCGCGGGCATCGTGGGCGGCGACCACGGGCATGTGCGGGCCGACACGGCCGACGTGGTGATCGAGTCGGCGCACTTCGACCCCGTGCTGCTGCGGCGTACCTCGACCCGCCTGGGCCTGAAGACCGACGCCGTGTACCGCTACGAGCGCGGCGTGGACCCGCTGCTCGCGCCGCGCGCCGCGGGCCGCGTGGCCGGGCTGCTCGCCGAGCACGGCGGCGGCACCCCCGAGGCGGGCATGACGGTCGTCGGCGAGCCGGAACTGCCGGGTCAGATCACCGCGACCGGCGACCAGATCCGCGCGCTGCTGGGCATGCATGTCGCCACCGCCGAGATGCGCACCCTCCTGACCCGCCTGGGCTGCGTGGTGGCGGGCGAGGGCGACACCCTCACCGTCACGCCGCCCTCGTGGCGGGTGGACATGGCGATCTGGCAGGACCTCGCCGAGGAAGTGGCCCGCCTGCACGGCTACGCCGAACTGCCTGAGACGCTGCCCGGCCTGCGTGTCCATGACAGCAACGTCGGGGCCTCGGCGGCGAACACCGCGCGTACGGGCCTGCGCCGCACGCTCTCGGGCCTGGGCTTTCAGGAGGTCGTGACCTACACCTTCACCAGCGACGAGGAGGCCGCCAGGGCGCGCACCGAGACGCCGGGCGTGCGCCTGCGTAACCCCCTGACCGCCGACCGCACCGGCCTGCGCACGGCGCTGTATCCCAGCCTGCTGAAGGCGGCCCAGGGCGCGGGCGAGCGGGCGCTGCTGTTCGAGCTGGGGCGCGTGTTCCCGGCCGGCGGCGAGGCCGAGCGCCTGGGCCTGCTCATGCGCGGCCCCCTGGCGCCCAAAACGGACCAGCCGGGCGTGGCGGGCGGCCTGCGGGTCTTCACCGGGCTGGTGGCGGGCTTCGCGGCCAGCCAGGGCGCGGGCTTCGAGCTGCGGCAGCTGCGCGGCGACGCCGTGCCTGCCGCCCTGCATCCCGGCATCGCGGGCGAGGTCGTCTGGAACGGACAGGCGGTGGGTTATCTGGGCGCGCTGCATCCCGAGATCGCGCAGGCCTTCGGCCTCAAGGGCGACACCTTCGTGCTGGAAGTCGCGCTGCCGCTGCCGGCCCGCGAGTGGGCCTTCCGCGATCCCAGTCGCGCGCCGGCCGCGTGGCGCGACCTCGCCGTGACCCTGCCGCTGGATGTCAGCTACGGCGAGCTGGCCGCGCTGCTGCGCGCCGAGGCGGGGGGGCTGCTCGAAAGCGTGGAGCCCTTCGACGTGTACCAGGGCGAGCAGGTGGGCGAGGGCCGGCGCAGCGTGGCCGTACGTCTGGTCTTCCGGGGCGAGAAGACCCTGACCGACGCCGAGGTGGACCCAGTCATGGAGCGCCTGATCGGGGCCGTGCGTGCCCGGAACTGGAGCATCCGCGAGAAGTAG
- a CDS encoding NUDIX domain-containing protein — translation MSVPEPAPEPATGRERAVGVLTRPGEVLLMLRRRAGRAYATLPGGGIEAGETPAQACVREMLEEVNLVVTVEEELAVLETLGSREHYFRVAAVSGEMRLGDGPEGVRQSDENRYDPQWVPLERLDAVNLLPETIRPAVRGLLETP, via the coding sequence GTGAGCGTGCCCGAACCCGCGCCCGAACCTGCGACTGGCCGCGAACGCGCCGTGGGCGTCCTGACCCGGCCCGGCGAGGTGCTGCTCATGCTGCGGCGCAGGGCAGGGCGCGCCTACGCCACGCTGCCCGGCGGCGGTATCGAGGCCGGCGAGACGCCCGCGCAGGCCTGTGTGCGCGAGATGCTCGAAGAGGTGAACCTCGTGGTGACGGTGGAGGAGGAACTCGCCGTGCTGGAGACCCTGGGCAGCCGAGAGCACTACTTCCGCGTGGCGGCCGTCTCGGGCGAGATGCGCCTGGGCGACGGCCCCGAGGGCGTCCGCCAGAGCGACGAGAACCGCTACGACCCGCAGTGGGTGCCCCTGGAGCGCCTGGACGCCGTGAACCTGCTGCCCGAAACGATCCGCCCCGCCGTGCGCGGCCTGCTGGAGACCCCATGA
- a CDS encoding aspartate/glutamate racemase family protein, producing the protein MKTTRTLGILGGMSWTSTAEYYRQINTAYADREGGLHSAPLLLHSFDFAQVVALQKAGAWDEAAELLGGAARRLQDAGAGAMLIATNTMHLVAPQIADMLDIPLLHIVDSTGAALKAAGVERVGLIATAFTMEQSFYKDRLRERFGIETIVPEAAERAEVHRVIFDELCRNDIRPEAREGYRAVMAGLVAQGAQGIILGCTEIPLLVGPEDTTVPTFDTTALHAQAAVNWLLDGVTP; encoded by the coding sequence ATGAAGACGACCCGCACCCTCGGCATTCTCGGCGGCATGAGCTGGACGAGCACGGCTGAGTACTACCGTCAGATCAACACGGCCTACGCAGACCGCGAGGGCGGCCTGCACTCGGCGCCGCTGCTGCTGCACTCCTTCGACTTCGCGCAGGTGGTCGCGCTGCAAAAAGCCGGGGCCTGGGATGAGGCCGCCGAGCTGCTGGGCGGGGCCGCGCGGCGATTGCAGGACGCCGGGGCGGGGGCCATGCTCATCGCCACGAACACCATGCACCTCGTCGCGCCGCAGATCGCGGACATGCTCGACATTCCGCTGCTGCACATCGTGGACAGCACGGGCGCGGCCCTGAAGGCGGCGGGCGTGGAGCGGGTGGGGCTCATCGCCACCGCCTTCACGATGGAACAGTCCTTCTACAAGGACCGCCTGCGCGAGCGCTTCGGGATCGAGACCATCGTCCCCGAGGCCGCCGAGCGCGCCGAGGTCCACCGCGTCATCTTCGACGAGCTGTGCCGCAACGACATCCGCCCCGAGGCCCGCGAGGGCTACCGCGCCGTGATGGCCGGTCTGGTGGCGCAGGGCGCGCAGGGCATCATCCTGGGCTGCACCGAGATTCCGCTGCTCGTCGGGCCGGAAGACACCACCGTGCCCACCTTCGACACGACCGCCCTGCACGCCCAGGCCGCCGTGAACTGGCTGCTGGACGGCGTGACCCCGTGA
- a CDS encoding GNAT family N-acetyltransferase, translating into MSGVHVRLATPDDVPAIVRVCSAGWRDTYADIHSAEYCEDVIARFYTPDRVASEIGPSDSGQGWQWDGWLVSELEGEVMGAGGGGPTGPGTWEVFVLYLDPEKRRLGAGRALLDAMTAQARAHGAHEQWVSVTQDNHKGLPFYGAMGFTVRETRERHSQNIDEPIRTVRMARPLSQGNT; encoded by the coding sequence GTGAGCGGGGTCCACGTGCGCCTCGCCACGCCCGACGACGTTCCCGCCATCGTCCGGGTCTGCTCGGCCGGCTGGCGCGACACCTACGCCGACATCCACTCGGCCGAGTACTGCGAGGACGTGATCGCCCGGTTCTACACGCCCGATCGCGTCGCCTCCGAGATCGGCCCGAGCGACAGCGGGCAGGGGTGGCAGTGGGACGGCTGGCTCGTGTCGGAGCTGGAGGGCGAGGTCATGGGGGCGGGGGGCGGCGGCCCCACCGGGCCGGGCACCTGGGAGGTGTTCGTGCTGTACCTCGACCCCGAAAAACGCCGCCTGGGTGCGGGCCGCGCGCTGCTGGACGCCATGACGGCCCAGGCCCGGGCGCACGGCGCACACGAGCAGTGGGTCAGCGTGACCCAGGACAACCACAAGGGCCTGCCTTTCTACGGGGCGATGGGCTTCACGGTCCGCGAGACGCGTGAACGCCACAGCCAGAACATAGACGAACCGATTCGGACGGTCCGCATGGCCCGTCCACTATCACAGGGGAACACATGA
- the pheS gene encoding phenylalanine--tRNA ligase subunit alpha, which translates to MQDTALNEIAGAATLEALQAVKTKYVGKSGLVTKELGSLGKLPPEERKARGAEINAVRAALQTALDEREATLKREALDARLASEALDVTLPGLGLPTGGLHPINRVYDDLLGIYERLGYAVVEGPEVEDEHHNFEALNVPWYHPARDLQDTFWLEDGRLLRTHTSPMQIRYMVDHEPDLKIVVRGKVYRYEATDATHEAMFHQLEGLVVGDAVSMADLKGTIAEMARGLYGPSARVRFQPSYYPFVEPGADFAVWWENPRGESKWLELGGCGMVHPNVFKAVDDLREAAGKPRVYEGKTGFAFGLGPERIAMLKYGIPDIRYFYANDPRVLGQFRGELG; encoded by the coding sequence ATGCAGGACACCGCACTGAACGAGATCGCCGGGGCCGCGACCCTGGAGGCCCTGCAGGCCGTCAAGACGAAGTACGTGGGCAAGAGCGGGCTGGTGACGAAGGAACTCGGCAGCCTGGGCAAACTGCCCCCCGAGGAACGCAAGGCGCGCGGCGCCGAGATCAACGCGGTGCGCGCCGCCCTCCAGACGGCCCTCGACGAGCGTGAAGCCACCCTGAAACGCGAGGCGCTGGACGCCCGGCTGGCCTCCGAGGCGCTGGACGTGACGCTGCCGGGCCTGGGCCTGCCGACCGGCGGCCTGCACCCCATCAACCGGGTATACGACGACCTGCTGGGCATCTACGAACGCCTGGGCTACGCGGTCGTCGAGGGCCCCGAAGTCGAGGACGAGCACCACAATTTCGAGGCCCTGAACGTGCCGTGGTACCACCCCGCCCGCGACCTCCAGGACACCTTCTGGCTCGAAGACGGGCGGCTGCTGCGCACGCACACCAGCCCCATGCAGATCCGCTACATGGTGGACCATGAGCCGGACCTGAAGATCGTGGTGCGCGGCAAGGTCTACCGCTACGAGGCGACCGACGCCACCCACGAGGCGATGTTCCACCAGCTGGAGGGTCTGGTCGTGGGCGACGCCGTGAGCATGGCCGACCTCAAGGGCACCATCGCCGAGATGGCGCGCGGGCTGTATGGCCCCTCGGCGCGGGTGCGCTTCCAGCCGAGCTACTACCCCTTCGTGGAGCCGGGCGCCGACTTCGCCGTGTGGTGGGAAAACCCGCGCGGCGAGAGCAAGTGGCTGGAGCTGGGCGGCTGCGGCATGGTGCACCCGAACGTGTTCAAGGCCGTGGACGACCTGCGCGAAGCGGCGGGCAAGCCGCGCGTGTACGAGGGCAAGACCGGGTTCGCCTTCGGGCTGGGACCGGAGCGTATCGCCATGCTCAAGTACGGCATTCCCGACATCCGCTACTTCTACGCCAACGACCCGCGCGTGCTCGGGCAGTTCCGGGGGGAACTGGGGTGA
- a CDS encoding response regulator produces the protein MRAIEILLVEDNPADILLTEEAFDEADFPHRLHVARDGIEALAFLRREGAHAQAPVPDVVLMDLNMPRMSGLEALDILKEDETLRRIPVIVLTTSRAESDIWRSYNLHANAYIPKPVTISEFIEVIKSFESFWFGAAALPPRERP, from the coding sequence ATGAGAGCCATTGAAATCCTGCTGGTCGAGGACAACCCGGCCGACATCCTGCTGACCGAAGAAGCGTTCGACGAGGCCGATTTCCCTCATCGCCTGCACGTGGCGCGCGACGGCATCGAGGCGCTGGCCTTCTTGCGCCGCGAGGGTGCCCACGCGCAGGCCCCGGTGCCCGACGTGGTCCTGATGGACCTGAACATGCCGCGCATGAGCGGCCTGGAGGCGCTGGACATCCTCAAGGAGGACGAGACCCTGCGGCGCATCCCGGTGATCGTCCTGACCACCTCGCGCGCCGAGAGCGACATCTGGCGCAGCTACAACCTGCACGCCAACGCCTACATTCCCAAGCCCGTGACCATCAGCGAATTCATCGAAGTCATCAAGTCCTTCGAGTCGTTCTGGTTCGGGGCGGCCGCCCTGCCCCCCCGGGAGCGGCCCTGA
- a CDS encoding sensor histidine kinase, giving the protein MSAAVPPPAPPLLSVAGGRPRGATLSGLILGPLLAPVLLLVLLAAAALYGAQVNGQSVQEVTGSQTRLGLIRSLESDIVNLENSQRGFVITGDDSYLEPYARARASFTRDVGRLRGQAATARQLGNLESLNAEVQAWATGTAAQEIAARRRSLAGAAALVAEGSGRRQLAQARERLGVMVENENRRLAAALDRSRRTLRAVQWGAPVGALLCAALLVWASRRSARTVSRGVQDFTRGVEALAAGHYGRPLTRTGVRELDVLGGQFVGMAQAVQERERALAEAGEALRESNVNLSRSNRELERFAYVASHDLQEPLRTIGSYTELLARRYGGQLDARADQYIAFTISATQRLKNLIQDLLAFSRVRSAKPVRAPVDLAELSAQIVGDLETKVAETGAVVELGPLPTVQGSAELLRHMLQNLLTNALKFRAPDRAPHVRVRARREAGRWVVSVADNGIGIEPQYFGRIFGVFERLHANDAYEGSGIGLAVTRSAAEHHGGEVWVDSVPGEGSIFSFSLPDAPSGAAPPSGDLPHESH; this is encoded by the coding sequence ATGTCTGCCGCTGTCCCCCCGCCCGCGCCGCCCCTCCTGTCCGTGGCCGGAGGACGGCCGCGCGGGGCCACGCTCTCGGGCCTGATCCTGGGACCGCTGCTGGCCCCCGTCCTGCTGCTGGTGCTGCTCGCGGCGGCGGCCCTGTACGGCGCGCAGGTCAACGGCCAGAGCGTGCAGGAGGTCACGGGCTCCCAGACCCGGCTGGGCCTGATCCGCTCGCTCGAAAGCGACATCGTGAACCTGGAGAACAGCCAGCGCGGCTTCGTGATCACCGGCGACGACAGCTATCTGGAACCCTACGCGCGCGCGCGGGCGTCGTTCACGCGGGATGTCGGTCGCCTGCGCGGCCAGGCGGCCACGGCCCGGCAGCTCGGCAACCTGGAGAGCCTGAATGCCGAGGTGCAGGCCTGGGCCACCGGCACCGCCGCGCAGGAGATCGCGGCCCGGCGGCGCTCGCTGGCCGGAGCGGCCGCGCTGGTCGCGGAGGGCAGCGGGCGCCGGCAACTGGCGCAGGCCCGCGAGCGCCTGGGGGTCATGGTCGAGAACGAGAACCGGCGGCTCGCGGCGGCCCTGGACCGGAGCCGCCGGACCCTGCGCGCCGTGCAGTGGGGCGCGCCGGTGGGGGCGCTGCTGTGCGCGGCGCTGCTGGTGTGGGCCTCGCGGCGTTCGGCCCGCACCGTCTCGCGCGGGGTGCAGGACTTCACGCGTGGGGTCGAGGCGCTGGCGGCCGGACACTACGGCCGGCCGCTGACCCGGACCGGGGTGCGCGAACTCGACGTGCTGGGCGGGCAGTTCGTGGGCATGGCCCAGGCGGTCCAGGAACGCGAGCGGGCACTGGCCGAGGCGGGCGAGGCCCTGCGCGAGAGCAACGTGAACCTGTCGCGCAGCAACCGCGAACTCGAACGCTTCGCCTACGTCGCCTCGCACGACCTGCAAGAGCCCCTGCGGACCATCGGCAGCTACACCGAACTGCTCGCGCGGCGCTACGGCGGCCAGCTCGACGCGCGGGCCGACCAGTACATCGCCTTCACCATCTCGGCCACGCAGCGCCTGAAAAACCTCATCCAGGACCTGCTGGCCTTTTCGCGGGTGCGCAGCGCCAAGCCCGTGCGCGCCCCGGTGGACCTCGCCGAGCTGAGTGCGCAGATCGTGGGCGACCTGGAGACCAAGGTCGCGGAGACGGGGGCCGTGGTCGAGCTGGGGCCGCTGCCGACCGTGCAGGGCAGCGCCGAGCTGCTGCGCCACATGCTCCAGAACCTGCTGACCAACGCCCTGAAGTTCCGCGCGCCGGACCGCGCCCCGCACGTGAGGGTGAGGGCGCGGCGCGAGGCCGGGCGCTGGGTGGTGTCGGTGGCCGACAACGGCATCGGCATCGAGCCGCAGTATTTCGGGCGCATCTTCGGGGTCTTCGAGCGGCTGCACGCCAACGACGCCTACGAGGGCAGCGGCATCGGGCTGGCCGTGACGCGCAGCGCGGCCGAGCACCACGGCGGCGAGGTCTGGGTGGACAGCGTGCCGGGCGAAGGCAGTATCTTCTCCTTTAGCCTGCCCGACGCCCCGAGCGGCGCGGCCCCCCCCTCCGGAGACCTGCCTCATGAGAGCCATTGA